TTTTGAGACGCCGGCGGCTGATGTCCTGCACCGCGCTGATGACCCTCCGCTCCCCGTGGACGGCAAAATAGGCGATCTTCCTGCGCTGATCCACCCCCTGGTCGTACCGGTACAGCGCGTCCTTCAATCCCTCCGCGTTCTGGAAGACGTTGTAACTGAACAACGCATCATGTCCGGGCATATCATGATGCATCCCGTTGCGCCGCATGTATGTCACGTTCGTATCCCGCTTCAATTGCTCGAAAAAGGGCTTGACGGTTTCGTCGTGAAGCTGGTCCCACTGCGCCTCGAATACCTTGATGATGTACCGGACCCCGTTTCTCTCCCGCATGGCGAATCTCCAAGACCGATTGTCTGCTGATCCTGCGCGCTCTCCCTTTGGGTCTTTCCCCTTCGGGTGATCATTATACGCCTCGGCCCCTATCCGTGCGGATACCCGCCGGGTAAGGCCGATTAAGGAGAGTCATATATCCGATGAATAAAAGGAAGCGTGTGGCCCATAACCTATTGATTTAATTGGGACCGTAGGTAGGATTCGATCCTGGACCTTCGGGTTATGAGGATCGAGCCTGACTACTTTATATCATTGATTTAATTATCTTTTCTGGTTTTCATCGAGGATTTTGTCGCTGTTCCATCCTCAATGATTCCAATGGGTTATAACTGGCGTTGAACCCCTCAACAAAATAACCCGAAGATATCCATTGGCGAAGGTCGTAAGCAGTCGAGCTTGCCGCCCATGACCAGACGATTCCGTTTCGATATGATAGGGACATTATGACCCACAAACCCACGCGCGAAGAAGCATGGTCGATCCTTACGGATCACGTAAAAACCCCCAGCCTCATTTCGCACGCCCTGGCGGTCGAGGCCGTCATGCGCCATGTCGCCCGGAAGAAAAGCGCAGACGAGGAACTGTGGGGCGTCATCGGGCTCATCCACGACGTGGACTACGAAGAACACCCCGATGAACACCTCCGGCACGCACCGGAGATCCTCAGGAGCAAAGGGTGGCCAGAGGAGTGCATACGGGCGGTCGTGTCCCATGGATGGGGAATATTGACGGACGTCGCGCCAGTCACCGACCTGGAGAAGGCTCTTTTCGCGATCGACGAACTGACAGGGTTGGTCACCGCGGCGGCACTCGTCCGGCCGTCGCGAAGCGTCCTGGACCTCCCCGTCAAGAGCGTCCTGAAGAAGTGGAA
The DNA window shown above is from Deltaproteobacteria bacterium and carries:
- a CDS encoding HDIG domain-containing protein, coding for MTHKPTREEAWSILTDHVKTPSLISHALAVEAVMRHVARKKSADEELWGVIGLIHDVDYEEHPDEHLRHAPEILRSKGWPEECIRAVVSHGWGILTDVAPVTDLEKALFAIDELTGLVTAAALVRPSRSVLDLPVKSVLKKWKDKAFAAGVDRKVIEKGAALMEVPLEELIADTIEGMKTIAETIGLKGNPSGSPST